The following coding sequences lie in one Micromonospora sp. R77 genomic window:
- a CDS encoding XRE family transcriptional regulator, with product MSTSTFERGRLRVARELVGLSQAQLAAAVGLTPAAISQFESGAARPSLESVHALSAALHVPTEFLAQPLTETHEGFFRSLRRTAVVDRRRARAIAHVAHDLALHATRTGHFAGGDVPRIPSSGLDAPRSEIERIADQVRKTWKLPAGPITDVVRLLEGHGIAVIRLPLGTADVDAFSLPFPDHPVVVLGTDKNDRARSRFDAAHELAHLVLHGEQIWGIKEVETQAHQFAAAFLMPADEIRNQLPTTVDWPKLFELKRYWQVSLAALLMRARTLGRMTESTYLTAIKASSARGWRRLEPVPLGPPETPSRLLSYLEAPHSKTARTALPAHIIAGITTATTTTE from the coding sequence ATGAGCACGTCGACGTTCGAACGGGGACGCCTGCGGGTGGCCCGGGAACTCGTCGGGCTCAGCCAGGCACAGCTCGCTGCCGCCGTCGGCCTGACACCGGCAGCCATCAGCCAGTTCGAGAGCGGCGCAGCACGGCCCAGCCTGGAGAGCGTTCACGCCCTCAGCGCCGCGCTGCACGTGCCCACCGAGTTCCTCGCCCAGCCGTTGACCGAGACACACGAAGGTTTCTTCAGGTCGCTGCGCCGGACCGCAGTGGTGGACCGCCGTCGCGCAAGAGCGATCGCCCACGTCGCCCATGATCTAGCCCTCCACGCGACTCGGACCGGGCACTTCGCCGGCGGCGACGTCCCCCGCATCCCCTCCAGCGGACTCGACGCTCCCCGCAGCGAGATCGAGCGGATCGCCGACCAGGTCCGCAAGACATGGAAGCTCCCCGCCGGCCCGATCACCGACGTCGTCCGGCTCCTCGAAGGGCACGGCATCGCCGTCATCCGACTCCCGCTCGGAACCGCAGACGTCGACGCCTTCTCACTGCCCTTCCCCGACCACCCAGTCGTTGTCCTCGGTACGGACAAGAATGACCGGGCACGCTCACGCTTCGACGCCGCTCACGAACTCGCCCACCTCGTCCTCCACGGCGAACAAATCTGGGGAATAAAAGAAGTCGAAACACAGGCGCACCAATTCGCTGCGGCATTCCTCATGCCAGCGGACGAGATCCGAAACCAACTACCAACCACAGTAGATTGGCCCAAGCTATTCGAACTCAAGCGATACTGGCAGGTGTCCCTAGCCGCCCTACTCATGCGCGCCCGCACCCTAGGCCGCATGACTGAAAGCACCTACCTCACAGCCATCAAGGCCTCCTCTGCCCGCGGATGGCGACGCCTCGAACCAGTCCCACTCGGGCCACCCGAGACGCCATCACGCCTGCTCAGCTACCTTGAAGCCCCACACAGCAAGACCGCACGGACAGCCCTACCAGCCCACATCATCGCCGGCATCACCACAGCCACGACAACTACCGAATAA
- a CDS encoding SDR family oxidoreductase: MVQSQVSTVLVVGATGQTGRHVVAAAARQGFTVRALVRDADRARAVLPDVEIVVADLTDADTLTDAVVGVDAVIFTHGANSYGDDEVFQRVDYGGVVNVLRALRRRPVRVALMTSINVTRPDNGGYQGLLDWKRRSERLLRASKLPYTIVRPGWYQPRRGGGLLLRQGDTGSGSVSREQTADVLVRSLLSDAAVGKTFELFAVEGSTPVDWDTLFATTDPDTPDSLDAVHDRATLPLDREPRLVTGDIEQFDHR; this comes from the coding sequence ATGGTCCAGTCCCAGGTGAGCACCGTGCTGGTCGTCGGCGCCACCGGCCAGACCGGCCGCCACGTCGTGGCTGCCGCGGCCCGCCAAGGGTTCACCGTGCGCGCCCTGGTCCGCGACGCCGACCGGGCCCGTGCGGTCCTACCCGATGTCGAGATCGTGGTCGCGGACCTCACCGATGCGGACACCCTGACGGACGCCGTCGTCGGCGTCGACGCGGTGATCTTCACCCACGGTGCGAACAGCTACGGCGACGACGAGGTATTCCAGCGCGTCGACTACGGCGGCGTCGTAAACGTCCTGCGCGCACTCCGGAGGCGGCCGGTCCGGGTCGCATTGATGACATCGATCAACGTCACCCGGCCCGACAACGGCGGCTACCAGGGACTGCTGGACTGGAAGCGGCGTTCCGAGCGGCTGCTGCGCGCCAGCAAGCTGCCGTACACGATCGTGCGTCCAGGCTGGTACCAGCCCCGACGTGGCGGCGGTCTCCTCCTGCGGCAGGGCGACACCGGGTCCGGTTCGGTCAGTCGTGAGCAGACCGCGGACGTGCTGGTTCGGAGCCTGCTCAGCGACGCCGCGGTCGGCAAGACCTTCGAGCTGTTCGCCGTCGAGGGGTCGACACCCGTGGACTGGGACACCCTCTTCGCCACGACCGATCCGGACACCCCGGACAGCCTGGACGCGGTGCACGACCGGGCGACCCTGCCGCTGGACCGGGAGCCGCGCCTGGTGACCGGTGACATCGAGCAGTTCGACCACCGCTGA
- a CDS encoding MFS transporter, with amino-acid sequence MATPRSASAPAPSGPVHPTAILAIICVSYFMVILDNSIIFTGLPSIQAAFGFSPAGLTWVQDAYTLVFGGLLLLGARAGDLVGRRRMFTLSLVLFSVASLLVGAAPTGWWLVAARALQGVGAAILAPSSLALLTANFPAGPARNRAVAAYSAVAGIGASLGLVVGGVLADWVSWRAGFYLNVPIGIAMLVAARRYVAETETRPGRFDLIGAGCATLGVGALVFGVIGAAETGWTTPTTLAAFLLGVLLLVVLVANEARAEQPIMPLRLFADRRRNGAYLVRMLYLGAMIGFFFFITQLLQGVWGFTPFQAGLAFLPMSVVNFGIALLVSRLVTRFGSTPVLATGVALTLVGMAWLSRVGADGDYLTAIALPMVLIGVGQGLAFAPMTSAGLAGVRSGDAGAASGVVNTAHQLGSALGLGILTAVGTAAVPAGGAAPAAMTERVSAALTAGSVLLAVALLLVGVLIARPASPTPPASDVEAPVSPSPARDAVTTR; translated from the coding sequence GTGGCCACACCTCGTTCCGCCAGCGCACCGGCCCCGTCCGGGCCGGTGCACCCGACGGCCATTCTGGCGATCATCTGCGTCAGCTACTTCATGGTCATCCTGGACAACTCGATCATCTTCACCGGGCTCCCGAGCATCCAGGCCGCCTTCGGCTTCTCCCCGGCTGGCCTGACCTGGGTGCAGGACGCCTACACCCTCGTGTTCGGCGGCCTGCTGCTGCTCGGCGCGCGCGCCGGTGACCTGGTCGGTCGGCGGCGGATGTTCACGCTGAGCCTGGTGCTGTTCTCCGTGGCGTCGTTGCTGGTGGGCGCCGCGCCGACCGGGTGGTGGCTGGTGGCCGCCCGGGCCCTGCAGGGCGTCGGTGCCGCGATTCTCGCCCCGTCGTCACTCGCGCTGCTGACCGCCAACTTCCCGGCCGGGCCCGCCCGCAACCGGGCCGTGGCCGCGTACAGCGCGGTGGCCGGCATCGGCGCCAGCCTCGGCCTGGTGGTCGGCGGGGTGCTGGCCGACTGGGTGTCCTGGCGGGCCGGCTTCTATCTCAACGTGCCTATCGGCATCGCCATGCTGGTCGCCGCCCGCCGCTACGTCGCCGAAACCGAGACCCGGCCCGGCCGGTTCGACCTCATCGGCGCCGGCTGCGCCACTCTCGGCGTCGGTGCCTTGGTCTTCGGCGTCATCGGGGCCGCCGAGACCGGTTGGACCACGCCCACCACTCTCGCCGCGTTCCTGCTCGGTGTCCTCCTGCTGGTCGTGCTCGTGGCCAACGAGGCACGCGCCGAGCAGCCGATCATGCCGCTGCGACTGTTCGCCGACCGGCGCCGCAACGGCGCCTACCTGGTCCGGATGCTCTACCTCGGGGCGATGATCGGGTTCTTCTTCTTCATCACCCAGCTGCTGCAGGGCGTCTGGGGCTTCACCCCCTTCCAGGCCGGGCTGGCCTTCCTGCCGATGTCCGTGGTCAACTTCGGCATCGCCCTGCTGGTCTCCCGACTGGTCACCCGATTCGGGTCGACTCCGGTGCTCGCCACGGGTGTGGCGCTCACCCTGGTCGGCATGGCGTGGCTCAGCCGGGTCGGCGCGGACGGCGACTACCTCACCGCGATCGCGCTACCGATGGTTCTCATCGGCGTCGGTCAGGGCCTGGCATTCGCCCCGATGACCAGCGCCGGTCTCGCCGGTGTACGGAGCGGCGACGCCGGTGCCGCCTCCGGTGTGGTCAACACCGCCCACCAACTCGGCAGCGCGCTCGGACTGGGCATCCTCACCGCTGTCGGCACGGCCGCGGTACCGGCAGGGGGAGCCGCTCCTGCCGCCATGACCGAACGGGTCAGCGCGGCCCTCACCGCAGGCAGCGTGCTGCTGGCTGTCGCCCTGCTCCTGGTCGGCGTTCTCATCGCCCGACCGGCCAGCCCGACTCCGCCGGCCTCCGACGTGGAGGCGCCGGTCTCCCCGTCCCCGGCGCGAGATGCGGTGACCACCCGCTGA
- a CDS encoding nucleotidyltransferase: MDTIEQMLSMLLDGAVETLDISPHLQQLAVERYEEVGTWLAEHGEPDWRIYPQGSFRLGTVVRPSTRTGEYDIDLVCRVLRRKESITQAQLKQLLGDMLHAYLRWKNRQGHTDGPKSCESRRRCWTLEYPDHGFHLDVLPTIPDIEHPPTGILLTDQNLREWQHSNPIGYADWFKRRCEQGRSLVEAKRHLNVADVPDWTVRSTLQRIVQVLKWHCMLRFANDPDKRPPSILITTLAARAYRGEQDLFTGARAVLDGMTSFIENRHGAWWVPNPAHEEENFTDKWNEYPERRLAFIAWHRDIVTVLDDLAGLQGKGLQVIASRMSEGFSAGPVFKSVEGYGDRMRHSRETGALRMTSTGLLTTTATTGPRVRDHHFHGEHPDPRR, from the coding sequence ATGGACACGATCGAGCAGATGCTTTCCATGCTCCTCGACGGGGCGGTGGAGACCCTGGACATCTCCCCGCACCTGCAGCAGCTCGCCGTCGAACGCTACGAGGAGGTTGGCACCTGGCTGGCCGAACACGGCGAGCCGGACTGGCGCATCTACCCCCAGGGATCCTTCCGGCTGGGTACCGTGGTGCGTCCGAGCACCCGGACGGGGGAGTACGACATTGACCTGGTCTGCCGGGTGCTGCGGCGCAAGGAGAGCATCACCCAGGCCCAGCTCAAGCAGTTGCTCGGTGACATGCTCCACGCCTACCTGCGGTGGAAGAACCGGCAGGGCCACACCGACGGTCCCAAGTCCTGCGAGTCCCGCCGCCGCTGCTGGACCCTTGAGTACCCGGACCATGGCTTTCACCTCGACGTCCTGCCCACCATCCCGGACATCGAGCACCCGCCCACCGGCATCCTGCTGACCGACCAGAACCTGCGCGAGTGGCAGCACAGCAACCCGATCGGCTACGCCGACTGGTTCAAGCGGCGCTGCGAACAGGGCCGGAGCCTCGTCGAGGCCAAGCGCCACCTCAACGTCGCTGACGTGCCCGACTGGACGGTCCGCAGCACGCTGCAGCGCATTGTCCAGGTTCTCAAGTGGCACTGCATGTTGCGGTTCGCGAACGACCCGGACAAGCGGCCCCCGTCGATCCTGATCACTACCCTCGCCGCCCGGGCGTACCGCGGCGAGCAGGACCTGTTCACCGGCGCTCGAGCCGTGCTCGACGGGATGACCTCCTTCATCGAGAACCGCCACGGCGCATGGTGGGTGCCCAACCCGGCGCACGAGGAGGAGAACTTTACGGACAAGTGGAACGAGTACCCCGAGCGGCGCCTAGCCTTCATTGCCTGGCACCGGGACATCGTCACCGTGCTCGACGACCTCGCCGGCCTGCAGGGCAAGGGCCTCCAAGTCATCGCTTCCCGCATGTCCGAGGGCTTCAGTGCCGGACCTGTGTTCAAGTCGGTGGAGGGTTACGGTGACCGCATGCGCCACAGCCGGGAGACCGGGGCCCTGCGCATGACCTCCACCGGCCTGCTCACCACCACCGCCACCACCGGCCCCCGGGTCCGCGACCACCACTTCCATGGCGAGCACCCCGACCCGCGCCGTTAA
- a CDS encoding nuclear transport factor 2 family protein, with amino-acid sequence MHQEDLIDQFAIQRVITEYAWFVDRRDWDALVATFADTVVVDYTAMSGGGAETLSGPEQVDRWRRDLGVLDGTQHVVTGVIADVTGDTATATANVLAWLRRDNVPGGRLWHNGGTYEFELRRAGERWRISRLVARPIWIEGNIGVFAQ; translated from the coding sequence ATGCATCAAGAGGATCTCATTGACCAGTTCGCCATCCAGCGGGTGATCACCGAGTACGCCTGGTTCGTGGACCGCCGAGACTGGGACGCTCTGGTGGCGACGTTCGCCGACACCGTGGTCGTTGACTACACCGCGATGAGCGGCGGCGGAGCAGAGACTCTCTCCGGTCCCGAGCAGGTAGATCGGTGGCGACGGGATCTTGGCGTGTTGGATGGCACACAGCACGTGGTCACCGGGGTGATCGCCGATGTGACGGGCGATACCGCCACCGCAACCGCGAACGTGCTGGCTTGGCTACGACGCGACAACGTGCCGGGCGGACGGCTGTGGCACAACGGCGGCACCTACGAGTTCGAGCTGCGCCGCGCAGGCGAGCGATGGCGAATCAGCAGGCTGGTAGCCCGACCCATCTGGATCGAGGGAAACATCGGTGTCTTCGCACAGTGA
- a CDS encoding helix-turn-helix transcriptional regulator, translated as MWRAPYPGQWSVAAAVADNLSYREVAERLSLSVRTVEYHLANAYRILGVTGRAELAALVRARASRAAPAGTDPRSVTR; from the coding sequence GTGTGGCGGGCGCCCTACCCGGGCCAGTGGAGCGTGGCGGCCGCCGTCGCGGACAATCTGAGTTACCGGGAGGTCGCCGAGCGGCTCTCCCTCTCGGTTCGCACCGTCGAATACCATCTGGCGAACGCGTACCGGATTCTCGGCGTGACCGGGCGGGCGGAGTTGGCCGCCCTCGTCCGGGCGCGAGCGTCGCGCGCCGCCCCCGCAGGTACGGACCCCCGGTCGGTTACGCGGTGA
- a CDS encoding transposase — protein sequence MQAQRLLERLLGRDLVVSHPMMVLACWQTPTAIRHAGVDRITALLRRGHVKNAIQVAEAMVAAARQQTVTLPGQRSAAVVVGQMATEILALEQRIAAVDDLIADHLDQHPLAPIIGSLPGMGPLLTAELLVHTAGMNEYDSPARLAAHAGLAPVSRDSGTVSGNHRQPRRFHRRLRHILWMAAFIAARECPTSRAYYEKKRAEGKKHRQAILALARRRVDVLRALIRDRKTFARPTPAVRAAA from the coding sequence GTGCAGGCGCAGCGCCTCCTCGAACGCCTGCTGGGCCGCGATCTCGTCGTCAGTCACCCGATGATGGTCCTGGCCTGCTGGCAGACACCGACCGCGATCCGGCACGCCGGCGTCGACCGCATCACCGCCCTGCTCCGCCGCGGCCACGTCAAGAACGCCATCCAGGTCGCCGAGGCGATGGTCGCCGCCGCCCGGCAGCAGACCGTCACCCTGCCCGGCCAACGTTCCGCCGCGGTGGTGGTCGGGCAGATGGCCACCGAGATTCTCGCCCTCGAACAACGCATCGCCGCCGTCGACGACCTCATCGCCGACCACCTCGACCAGCACCCCCTTGCGCCGATCATCGGAAGTCTGCCCGGCATGGGCCCCCTGCTGACCGCCGAACTGCTCGTCCACACAGCCGGCATGAATGAGTACGACAGCCCGGCGAGGTTGGCCGCGCACGCCGGTTTGGCGCCGGTTTCTCGCGACTCCGGAACGGTCTCCGGGAACCATCGCCAGCCTCGCCGCTTTCACCGAAGGCTGCGACACATCCTGTGGATGGCCGCCTTCATCGCCGCCCGAGAATGCCCCACCTCCCGCGCGTACTACGAGAAGAAACGCGCCGAAGGCAAGAAACACCGGCAAGCCATACTCGCCCTCGCCCGACGACGCGTCGACGTCCTCCGGGCACTCATCCGCGACCGCAAAACCTTCGCCCGACCGACGCCGGCAGTCCGCGCCGCAGCCTGA
- a CDS encoding TetR/AcrR family transcriptional regulator — translation MSDQRQSRPGGRTARVRADVLRAVDDLTTEQPLAQLTLAQVAERSGVHLGTLYRRWGSLDGLLLDAVAERLTTGSPVRDTGNLHADLEDYAHHVAEDLSGPDGELLLRTLVAVRLGTQAQLPPALTRRYDEMQALLDRARARGENPPTLQQIVDVVVAPLYTALLFGTTPTNPATLVDRLLQLHPDQ, via the coding sequence GTGAGTGACCAACGCCAGTCCCGCCCCGGTGGACGCACCGCGCGAGTCCGCGCCGACGTCCTACGCGCAGTCGACGACCTGACAACCGAACAACCGCTGGCCCAACTCACCCTGGCCCAGGTGGCGGAGCGTTCGGGAGTGCACCTGGGCACCCTCTACCGGCGCTGGGGCTCCCTCGACGGCCTACTACTCGACGCGGTCGCCGAACGCCTCACCACCGGCTCGCCCGTCCGCGACACCGGCAACCTCCACGCCGACCTGGAGGACTACGCCCACCACGTCGCCGAAGACCTCTCCGGCCCCGACGGAGAACTCCTGCTACGCACACTGGTCGCCGTCCGTCTCGGAACCCAGGCGCAACTACCACCCGCCCTCACCCGACGCTACGACGAGATGCAGGCACTACTCGATCGGGCCCGCGCACGTGGCGAGAATCCGCCCACACTCCAACAGATCGTCGACGTCGTCGTGGCACCGCTGTACACAGCCCTACTGTTCGGGACCACACCAACCAACCCAGCCACCCTCGTCGACCGACTGCTGCAGCTTCACCCCGACCAATGA
- a CDS encoding CBASS cGAMP-activated phospholipase encodes MTTQRFQILSLDGGGLRGMFSAAVLARLEEDLGIRVTDHFDLIAGTSTGGIIALGLGLGMTPREILEFYTDLGPRVFRDRSRLRGLRHVVRAKYAAGPLRAALTEVLGERTFGESTKRLVITSYNVGADDVYLFRTPHLPQLTRDWRERAVDVAMATAAAPTYLPGMPLGGTRLVDGGVWANNPAMVALTEAVGPLGLPLDAIRVFSLGTTTDVRHRSRRLDGGGLLPWARDAVEVLMRAQSESAIKQVRHFLSNDRVLRLNPTVPTGVLALDKVDADDLIGRAAHESRTASPSFNRCFADHRAPAYVPYHPARKD; translated from the coding sequence GTGACGACGCAGCGGTTCCAGATCCTGTCGCTGGACGGCGGGGGGTTGCGGGGGATGTTCTCCGCAGCCGTGCTGGCCCGGCTCGAGGAGGATCTCGGCATCCGGGTCACGGATCACTTCGACCTGATTGCCGGCACGTCGACCGGTGGCATCATCGCGTTGGGCCTGGGGTTGGGCATGACACCTCGCGAGATCCTGGAGTTCTACACCGACCTCGGTCCGCGGGTCTTCCGTGACCGCAGCCGGTTGCGGGGGCTGCGGCACGTGGTCCGGGCCAAGTACGCCGCTGGGCCGCTGCGCGCCGCGCTGACCGAGGTGCTGGGCGAGCGGACTTTCGGCGAGAGCACCAAGCGGCTGGTGATCACCTCTTACAATGTTGGCGCCGACGACGTGTACCTGTTCCGCACCCCGCACCTGCCGCAGCTGACCCGGGACTGGCGCGAACGGGCCGTCGACGTCGCCATGGCCACCGCCGCCGCCCCGACCTATCTGCCCGGCATGCCGCTGGGCGGTACCCGGCTGGTTGACGGTGGCGTCTGGGCGAACAACCCGGCGATGGTGGCCCTGACCGAGGCCGTCGGGCCGCTCGGCCTGCCGCTGGACGCGATCCGGGTCTTCAGCTTGGGTACCACCACCGACGTGCGCCACCGTAGCCGCCGCCTCGACGGGGGAGGGCTTCTGCCGTGGGCTCGAGACGCGGTCGAGGTGCTGATGCGCGCGCAGAGCGAGAGCGCGATTAAGCAGGTCCGCCACTTCCTCAGCAACGACCGGGTGCTCCGGCTCAACCCGACCGTGCCAACCGGGGTGCTCGCCTTGGACAAGGTCGACGCAGACGACCTCATCGGCCGGGCGGCCCACGAGAGCCGCACCGCCTCCCCGAGCTTCAACCGCTGCTTCGCCGACCACCGCGCGCCGGCGTACGTCCCGTACCATCCGGCCCGGAAGGACTGA